One window of the Eucalyptus grandis isolate ANBG69807.140 chromosome 8, ASM1654582v1, whole genome shotgun sequence genome contains the following:
- the LOC104414756 gene encoding protein TIFY 4B: MTSLRCILDKPLNQLTEDDISQLTREDCRKFLKDKGMRRPSWNKSQAIQQVISLKALLEGPEDDDSGARTLRKIVVSSAENPPPRANSNSNSPDSAKEVSPGASVSEFADEAAPYRRKDPPEPAPAPHGDAAASAGADQERNAVSPRNVGAGEVTLGQMTIFYCGKVNVYDRVSPDKARTIMQLASGPIPLPLDDSSNGSAAIWSFPCHMQANTDNLCLLPPRAMVSHTTQTDMEGHMNRRVRLQKYFDKRKDRGRFKSRKDAGPASSGLEMFLMNQIRVPVPDGQLSKNAITCAPQPGMAHGKNSP; encoded by the exons ATGACGTCGCTCCGCTGCATCCTCGACAAACCCCTCAACCAGCTCACGGAGGACGACATCTCGCAGCTCACCCGCGAGGATTGCCGCAAATTCCTCAAGGACAaag GGATGAGGAGGCCGTCGTGGAACAAATCCCAGGCGATCCAGCAGGTCATCTCGCTCAAGGCGCTGCTCGAGGGCCCCGAGGACGACGATTCCGGCGCCAGGACGCTGCGGAAGATCGTCGTCTCGTCCGCGGAGAATCCACCGCCGCGG GCTAACTCGAACTCGAACTCGCCCGACTCGGCGAAGGAGGTGAGCCCTGGCGCCAGCGTGTCGGAATTCGCGGACGAGGCCGCGCCGTATCGGCGGAAGGATCCGCCGGAGCCGGCGCCGGCGCCTCATGGAGATGCGGCAGCTTCGGCTGGGGCCGACCAGGAGAGAAATGCGGTTAGTCCCAG AAATGTTGGTGCCGGAGAGGTTACACTGGGGCAAATGACAATTTTCTACTGTGGCAAGGTGAATGTTTATGACAGAGTGTCTCCTGACAAG GCAAGGACAATCATGCAACTTGCATCTGGTCCAATCCCTTTGCCGCTGGATGATTCATCAAATGGAAGTGCAGCAATTTGGTCATTCCCTTGTCACATGCAGGCCAATACTGACAACTTGTGTCTATTACCTCCAAGAGCAATGGTCTCTCATACCACACAAACAG ACATGGAAGGTCATATGAATCGAAGAGTTCGGCTGCAGAAGTACTTTGACAAGCGAAAGGACAG GGGGAGATTTAAGTCAAGGAAAGATGCCGGACCAGCCTCTTCAGGCTTGGAGATGTTCTTGATGAACCAAATAAGGGTGCCTGTTCCAGATGGACAATTGAGTAAAAATGCGATAACCTGTGCACCACAACCTGGGATGGCCCACGGCAAAAATA GTCCCTAA